GCGGGCTCGGCGGCGAGCTGACGGTCAGGGTGGCGTCGGGTGACGCCGGAAGGTGGCGAGCGCTCACCGCGGTGCTGGTCGGGGATCCGGCGGAATTCGACCGCGGCGAGCCGGCACGATTCGAGGTCGAGCGGAGCCGGGCGTACCGCGACCGGCTCGTGCTGAAGCTCAAGGGGGTGGATGATCCGAGCCGAGCGGACTCGCTGAAGGGGCGGTGGATTCTCGCTCCCGCCGAACAGGTTCCCGTGCTGCCGAAGGGCGTCTACTGGGTCGAGCGCCTCATGGCGCTCGAGGTGATCGACGAGCGCGGGGAGTCCTTGGGCAGGGTGGAGGACGTGATCCCGACCGGAGGCGTCGATCTCCTGGTGGTCCGGGACCCCGGCGGCGGCGAGATCCTGGTGCCGCTCGCGGACAGCATCGTGCTCGAGATCGACGAGCCGGCGGGGCGGGTGAGAGTGAGTCTTCCCGAGGGGCTCGTCCCCGGGAAGCCGCGTGGGGAGGGGGAGCGGCGGTGACCTTCGACGTGGTGACCGTCTTCCCGGGGATGTTCCTCGGGCCTCTCGCGCACGGGATGCTGGCGCGGGCGCGGCGCGCGGGACGGGTCGGCGTGCGTCTGCACGACCTGCGTCGGTGGGGCGTGGGACCACACCGGCAGGTGGACGACGCCACGTATGGCGGCGGTGGAGGGA
This portion of the Terriglobia bacterium genome encodes:
- the rimM gene encoding ribosome maturation factor RimM (Essential for efficient processing of 16S rRNA) yields the protein MNRPLPVGRVSGFRGLGGELTVRVASGDAGRWRALTAVLVGDPAEFDRGEPARFEVERSRAYRDRLVLKLKGVDDPSRADSLKGRWILAPAEQVPVLPKGVYWVERLMALEVIDERGESLGRVEDVIPTGGVDLLVVRDPGGGEILVPLADSIVLEIDEPAGRVRVSLPEGLVPGKPRGEGERR